One Streptomyces hundungensis DNA segment encodes these proteins:
- a CDS encoding ABC transporter ATP-binding protein, producing the protein MIRFENVSVTYDGADEATVRDVELAIPEGELVLLVGPSGVGKSTLLGTVSGLVPHFTGGTLRGRVTVDGRDTRTHKPRELADLVGTVGQDPLAHFVTDTVEDELAYGMESLGLAPAVMRRRVEETLDLLGLAELRDRPIATLSGGQQQRVAIGSVLTPHPKVLVLDEPTSALDPAAAEDVLSVLQRLVHDLGTTVLLAEHRLERVVQYADQVVLLPSPGAPPMMGTPADIMKVSPVHPPVVALGHLAGWTPLPLSVRDARRRSGPLRTELSTRVAAEPRTEARPAEPRPRAAAPRTLTRFFRRPQTPPAPTGTATATALGVRRGRVEALRRVDLTVAPGEIIALMGRNGAGKSTLLNTLVGMVEPTTGSVTVGGRTPHRTPPAELIREVGLVPQEPRDLLYANTVAAECAAADADAGAAPGSCRSLVSALLPGVRDDTHPRDLSEGQRLALALAIVLTGRPPLLLLDEPTRGLDYAAKARLVEVLRALAAEGHAIVLATHDVELAAELAHRVVILAGGEVVADGPTAEVVVSSPAFAPQIAKVLAPQHWLTVSQVREALS; encoded by the coding sequence GTGATCCGGTTCGAGAACGTGTCGGTCACCTACGACGGCGCCGACGAGGCGACCGTGCGCGACGTCGAACTGGCCATCCCCGAAGGGGAGTTGGTCCTGCTCGTCGGTCCGTCCGGGGTCGGCAAGTCGACGCTGCTCGGTACGGTCAGCGGACTCGTCCCGCACTTCACCGGCGGCACCTTGCGCGGCCGCGTCACCGTCGACGGCCGCGACACCCGCACCCACAAGCCGCGCGAACTCGCCGACCTGGTCGGCACGGTGGGTCAGGATCCGCTCGCCCACTTCGTCACCGACACCGTGGAGGACGAACTCGCCTACGGAATGGAGTCGTTGGGGCTCGCCCCGGCCGTGATGCGCCGCCGGGTCGAGGAGACCCTGGATCTGCTGGGCCTCGCGGAGCTGCGCGACCGGCCCATCGCCACGCTCTCCGGCGGCCAGCAGCAGCGGGTCGCGATCGGGTCGGTCCTCACTCCGCATCCGAAGGTGCTGGTCCTGGACGAGCCGACGTCGGCCCTGGACCCGGCCGCCGCGGAGGACGTCCTGTCGGTCCTCCAGCGCCTCGTCCACGACCTGGGCACGACGGTGCTGCTGGCCGAGCACCGCCTGGAGCGGGTGGTCCAGTACGCGGACCAGGTGGTCCTCCTCCCCTCCCCCGGCGCGCCCCCGATGATGGGCACCCCCGCCGACATCATGAAGGTCTCCCCCGTCCACCCCCCGGTGGTGGCCCTGGGCCACCTGGCGGGCTGGACCCCCCTCCCCCTCTCGGTACGCGACGCCCGCCGCAGATCAGGCCCCCTGCGCACCGAACTCTCCACCCGGGTCGCCGCCGAACCCCGCACTGAAGCCCGGCCCGCCGAACCCCGCCCCCGCGCCGCGGCACCCCGCACGCTGACCCGCTTCTTCCGCCGCCCGCAGACGCCCCCCGCCCCCACCGGCACGGCGACCGCCACCGCCCTGGGCGTACGCCGCGGCCGCGTGGAGGCGCTGCGCCGGGTGGACCTCACGGTCGCCCCGGGCGAGATCATCGCCCTGATGGGCCGCAACGGCGCCGGGAAGTCCACCCTCCTCAACACCCTCGTCGGCATGGTCGAGCCCACCACGGGCTCGGTCACCGTGGGCGGCCGCACCCCCCACCGCACCCCGCCGGCCGAACTGATCCGCGAGGTCGGCCTCGTACCCCAGGAGCCGCGGGACCTGCTGTACGCCAACACCGTCGCCGCCGAGTGCGCCGCCGCGGACGCCGATGCGGGGGCGGCCCCGGGCAGTTGCCGGTCGCTGGTCTCGGCGCTGTTGCCGGGCGTACGCGACGACACGCATCCCCGTGATCTGTCCGAGGGCCAGCGCCTGGCCCTCGCCCTCGCGATCGTCCTGACCGGCCGTCCTCCCCTGCTCCTCCTGGACGAGCCGACCCGCGGCCTGGACTACGCGGCCAAGGCCCGTCTGGTCGAGGTACTGCGGGCGCTCGCCGCCGAGGGGCACGCCATCGTGCTGGCCACCCACGATGTGGAGCTGGCCGCCGAACTCGCCCACCGGGTCGTGATCCTCGCGGGCGGCGAGGTCGTCGCGGACGGCCCCACCGCCGAGGTGGTCGTCTCGTCGCCCGCCTTCGCCCCGCAGATCGCCAAGGTCCTCGCGCCCCAGCACTGGCTGACCGTCTCCCAA
- a CDS encoding energy-coupling factor transporter transmembrane component T, whose amino-acid sequence MFAQEPGAPARTTGRPARETGTPAREAAAPRRRPSRRLAAPEASRSNAVHPGAWWLWALGLATAASRTNNPLLLGLLVGVAGYVVAARKTDAPWARSYTAFIKIGLFVVGIRLAFNVVLGSPIPGSHTLFTLPQLPLPDWAKGIRVGGRVTAEGMLFALYDGARLATLLICVGAANALANPARLLKSLPGALYEAGVAVVVAMTFAPNMVADVVRLRTARRLRGRPTGGLRAIAQIGLPVLEGALERSVAVAASMDARGYGRTAQVPAPVRLTTTVLTLGGLLGVCAGTYGLLASEGAGYGLPVLAGGVLASLAGLRLGGRRQLRTRYRPDRWGVRSWLVAGSGVAVAGLLLWTGTYAPEALTLGVVPLAAPSLPLWPALSLLAGLLPAFVAPVPPKESP is encoded by the coding sequence ATGTTCGCTCAGGAACCGGGGGCGCCCGCTCGGACAACGGGAAGGCCGGCTCGGGAAACGGGAACGCCCGCTCGGGAGGCCGCGGCGCCGCGGCGCAGGCCCAGCCGGCGGCTGGCCGCCCCCGAAGCGAGCCGGAGCAATGCCGTGCACCCCGGCGCCTGGTGGCTCTGGGCGCTGGGTCTGGCCACGGCCGCTTCGAGGACGAACAATCCGCTCCTGCTCGGCCTCCTCGTCGGCGTCGCCGGTTATGTCGTGGCCGCCCGCAAAACCGACGCCCCCTGGGCCCGCTCGTACACCGCCTTCATCAAGATCGGGCTGTTCGTCGTCGGCATCCGTCTCGCGTTCAACGTGGTCCTCGGCTCGCCGATCCCCGGCAGCCACACCCTGTTCACGCTCCCCCAACTCCCGCTTCCCGACTGGGCGAAGGGCATCCGCGTCGGCGGCCGGGTCACCGCCGAGGGGATGCTGTTCGCCCTGTACGACGGCGCGCGCCTCGCCACCCTGCTGATCTGCGTGGGCGCGGCGAACGCGCTCGCCAACCCCGCCCGTCTCCTCAAGTCGCTGCCCGGCGCCCTGTACGAGGCCGGCGTCGCCGTGGTCGTCGCCATGACGTTCGCGCCGAACATGGTCGCCGACGTCGTACGGCTGCGGACCGCGCGAAGGCTGCGCGGCCGCCCCACCGGGGGCCTCCGGGCCATCGCCCAGATCGGCCTGCCGGTCCTCGAAGGCGCCCTGGAACGTTCGGTCGCGGTGGCCGCCTCGATGGACGCACGGGGCTACGGCCGCACCGCCCAGGTCCCCGCCCCCGTCCGCCTGACCACCACCGTCCTCACGCTCGGCGGACTGTTGGGCGTGTGCGCGGGAACGTATGGACTGCTCGCCTCCGAAGGCGCCGGGTACGGCCTTCCCGTGCTGGCCGGTGGGGTGCTCGCCTCCCTGGCCGGGCTCCGTCTCGGAGGCCGCCGCCAGCTGCGTACCCGCTACCGGCCCGACCGCTGGGGCGTCCGGTCCTGGCTGGTGGCCGGGTCCGGGGTCGCGGTCGCCGGGCTGCTCCTGTGGACCGGTACGTACGCTCCCGAGGCGCTCACCCTCGGGGTCGTACCCCTGGCCGCACCGAGCCTGCCGCTGTGGCCGGCGCTGTCGCTGCTCGCCGGTCTGCTCCCGGCGTTCGTCGCACCCGTACCACCGAAGGAATCCCCGTGA
- a CDS encoding SCO2322 family protein has product MRTRLAAFAAPLLALVVLATGAGPAQAAGYRYWAFWDLAGDAWTYATQGPASAHPGDGSVQGFRFAVSADSRDASQPRTAPSFEAVCGTTPTKDGTKRVALVIDFGTPEDATPGETPPAARNACAQVPPDATTADALAAVAKPLRYNSAALLCAIGGYPRTGCGEQVADPSAPKAEPANTGHDSGPSVGLLAGVAAVLALGAAAIWQARRRRN; this is encoded by the coding sequence ATGCGGACGCGACTCGCCGCGTTCGCCGCGCCGCTCCTCGCCCTGGTGGTCCTCGCCACCGGCGCGGGACCGGCGCAGGCGGCCGGCTACCGGTACTGGGCGTTCTGGGACCTGGCGGGCGACGCGTGGACGTACGCCACCCAGGGCCCGGCGTCCGCGCACCCCGGCGACGGCTCGGTGCAGGGCTTCCGTTTCGCGGTGAGCGCGGACTCCAGGGACGCCTCCCAGCCGCGTACGGCGCCCTCCTTCGAGGCGGTGTGCGGTACGACGCCGACCAAGGACGGCACGAAGCGGGTCGCGCTCGTCATCGACTTCGGCACGCCCGAGGACGCCACCCCGGGCGAGACCCCGCCCGCCGCGCGCAACGCCTGCGCCCAGGTCCCGCCGGATGCCACCACCGCGGACGCGCTCGCCGCCGTGGCCAAGCCGCTGCGCTACAACAGCGCGGCCCTGCTGTGCGCGATCGGCGGCTATCCGCGCACGGGCTGTGGCGAGCAGGTGGCCGACCCGTCGGCGCCGAAGGCCGAGCCCGCGAACACCGGGCACGACAGCGGCCCCTCGGTCGGCCTGCTGGCCGGAGTCGCCGCGGTGTTGGCCCTGGGCGCGGCCGCGATCTGGCAAGCCCGCCGCCGCAGGAACTGA
- a CDS encoding prenyltransferase/squalene oxidase repeat-containing protein, protein MTVRRSAAALTAALAAATAVLGGAAPAAFADGTPSPAALPPGLYGTKDPQFDGVFRQSLAFLAQEKTNVKPAEQAIAWLAGQQCADGSFTSFRADTATACDPKKLDTNATAAAVQAFVAVGGHADAIKKGVSWLKSVQQDDGGWPYTPGMGGSDSNSTAIVVGALAAAGEKPADVKSAKGGKTPFDALLTFALPCDDPAGPGAFAFQPDPKTQKLYANADATAAAVTGALGKGLTAGAGPADAKGTACERATTPEQAAHNGSAYLAKTLAPTGFLKSAMPGATDQPDFGNTADAVVALAAAGQTQQAKASADWLAKNAGAWAKENGPAAYAQLVFAADATGADPNNFGGLNLVTSLNATGPAPQTAVTSTPSAQTSHSKDDDGISVWWIVGAGLVAGIGVGFLISGRKKNQRL, encoded by the coding sequence ATGACCGTACGCCGCAGCGCCGCAGCGCTCACCGCCGCGCTCGCCGCCGCCACCGCCGTCCTGGGCGGTGCCGCCCCGGCGGCATTCGCCGACGGCACGCCCTCCCCCGCGGCGCTCCCGCCGGGCCTGTACGGCACGAAGGACCCCCAGTTCGACGGCGTCTTCCGGCAGTCCCTCGCCTTCCTCGCCCAGGAGAAGACCAACGTCAAGCCCGCCGAGCAGGCCATCGCCTGGCTGGCCGGGCAGCAGTGCGCGGACGGCTCGTTCACGTCGTTCCGCGCGGACACCGCCACGGCGTGCGACCCGAAGAAGCTCGACACCAACGCCACCGCCGCCGCGGTGCAGGCGTTCGTCGCGGTCGGGGGTCACGCCGACGCCATCAAGAAGGGCGTCAGCTGGCTGAAGTCGGTCCAGCAGGACGACGGCGGCTGGCCGTACACCCCGGGCATGGGCGGCAGCGACTCCAACTCCACGGCCATCGTGGTCGGCGCGCTCGCCGCCGCGGGCGAGAAGCCCGCCGACGTGAAGTCGGCCAAGGGCGGCAAGACCCCCTTCGACGCGCTGCTCACCTTCGCCCTGCCCTGCGACGACCCCGCCGGCCCGGGCGCCTTCGCCTTCCAGCCGGACCCCAAGACGCAGAAGCTGTACGCCAACGCGGACGCCACCGCCGCCGCCGTGACCGGCGCGCTCGGCAAGGGCCTCACCGCCGGCGCGGGCCCGGCCGACGCCAAGGGCACCGCCTGCGAGAGGGCCACCACCCCCGAGCAGGCCGCGCACAACGGATCCGCCTACCTCGCCAAGACGCTGGCCCCGACCGGGTTCCTGAAGTCGGCGATGCCGGGCGCCACCGACCAGCCCGACTTCGGCAACACCGCGGACGCGGTGGTCGCCCTCGCCGCGGCCGGCCAGACCCAGCAGGCGAAGGCGTCCGCCGACTGGCTGGCCAAGAACGCGGGCGCCTGGGCCAAGGAGAACGGCCCCGCCGCCTACGCCCAGCTCGTCTTCGCCGCGGACGCGACCGGCGCCGACCCGAACAACTTCGGCGGCCTGAACCTGGTCACGTCCCTCAACGCCACGGGCCCGGCGCCGCAGACCGCGGTCACCTCCACCCCTTCCGCGCAGACGTCGCACTCCAAGGACGACGACGGCATCTCCGTCTGGTGGATCGTCGGCGCCGGCCTGGTCGCCGGCATCGGCGTCGGCTTCCTGATCAGCGGCCGCAAGAAGAACCAGCGGCTGTGA
- a CDS encoding MBL fold metallo-hydrolase, producing MPQEPAAPQVSDHGGGVHSIKVPIPDNPLGHTLVHLVDTDRGPVLIDTGWDDPASWNTLTAGLRALGTDVSAVHGVVITHHHPDHHGLSGQVREASGAWIAMHAADAAVVRRTREAQPGVWLDYLCAKLTAVGAPDEHIAPLRQARASGRARTLPGLRAALPDREIVPGDLLPLAGRRLRAIWTPGHTPGHVCLHLEEAHPSQLPGHGRLFSGDHLLPGITPHIGLYEDPDDGESTDPLGDYLDSLERVGRLGVAEVLPAHQHAFAEPGVRVRELLAHHEERLAGLLSLLSAPLTPWELAERMEWNRPWGQIPDGSRTIAVSEAEAHVRRLEKLGRVVRVGGSPARYHAV from the coding sequence ATGCCGCAGGAGCCAGCCGCGCCTCAGGTGAGCGACCACGGGGGCGGGGTCCACTCCATCAAGGTGCCGATCCCGGACAACCCGCTCGGGCACACCCTGGTGCACCTCGTCGACACGGACCGGGGCCCGGTACTCATCGACACCGGCTGGGACGACCCCGCCTCCTGGAACACCCTGACCGCGGGACTGCGCGCCCTCGGTACGGACGTCTCCGCCGTGCACGGGGTGGTCATCACCCACCACCACCCCGACCACCACGGGCTCTCCGGCCAGGTCAGGGAGGCCTCCGGCGCGTGGATCGCGATGCACGCGGCCGACGCGGCCGTCGTACGCCGCACCCGGGAGGCCCAACCGGGCGTCTGGCTGGACTACTTGTGCGCCAAACTCACCGCGGTCGGCGCGCCCGACGAGCACATCGCCCCGCTGCGGCAGGCCCGCGCGTCCGGCCGTGCGCGCACTCTGCCCGGGCTGCGGGCCGCGCTGCCGGACCGCGAGATCGTGCCGGGTGACCTGCTGCCGCTGGCCGGGCGCCGACTGCGCGCGATCTGGACGCCGGGGCATACGCCGGGCCATGTCTGCCTGCACCTGGAGGAGGCGCACCCCTCCCAACTCCCGGGCCACGGGCGGCTGTTCAGTGGGGACCATCTGCTGCCCGGCATCACGCCGCACATCGGCCTGTACGAGGACCCCGACGACGGCGAGTCCACCGACCCGCTCGGCGACTACCTCGACTCCCTCGAACGCGTCGGCCGGCTCGGGGTGGCCGAGGTGCTGCCCGCGCATCAGCACGCGTTCGCCGAACCGGGGGTGCGGGTGCGGGAGTTGCTGGCGCACCACGAGGAGCGGCTGGCGGGGCTCCTTTCCCTCCTTTCCGCACCGCTCACGCCGTGGGAGCTGGCGGAACGCATGGAGTGGAACCGGCCCTGGGGGCAGATTCCGGACGGGTCGCGGACGATTGCGGTGTCGGAGGCGGAGGCGCATGTGCGGCGCCTGGAGAAACTGGGCCGCGTCGTGCGGGTGGGTGGCAGCCCGGCGCGCTACCACGCCGTGTAG
- a CDS encoding aldehyde dehydrogenase: MTELVEHGQLFIGGELTDPLGSDVIEVISPHTEQVIGRVPHACRADVDRAVAAARTAFDTGPWARATPEERIEVVSRIKDAILARHEEIARCISAQNGSPYSWSVLAQALGAMMVWDSAITVARRFPYEERRSGALGPLLVRREPVGVVAAVVPWNVPQFVAAAKLGPALLTGCSVILKPSPETPLDAYILGEIAAEAGLPEGVLSILPADREVSEYLVGHPGVDKVSFTGSVAAGKRVMEVAARNLTRVTLELGGKSAAVILPDADLETTVAGVASAAWMNNGQACVAQTRILAPRARYEEFAEAFAAAAGALVVGDPLDPATQVGPLVAERQRQRSLDYIRIGQEEGAKILSGGGRPAGLERGWYVEPTLFGGVDNTMRIAREEIFGPVICLLPYGDEAEALGIANDSEYGLSGSVWTGDVEHGIDFGRRVRTGTFNVNTFSLDMLGPFGGYKSSGLGREFGPEGFGEYLEHKMIHLPAGHGGE, translated from the coding sequence ATGACCGAGCTCGTGGAACACGGACAGCTTTTCATCGGCGGGGAGTTGACCGACCCCCTCGGCTCCGACGTCATCGAGGTGATCTCGCCCCACACCGAGCAGGTCATCGGCCGCGTCCCGCACGCCTGCCGGGCGGATGTGGACCGTGCCGTGGCCGCCGCCCGCACGGCATTCGACACGGGCCCCTGGGCGCGGGCCACACCCGAGGAGCGCATCGAGGTGGTGTCCCGCATCAAGGACGCGATCCTCGCGCGGCACGAGGAGATCGCCCGTTGCATCAGCGCGCAGAACGGCTCCCCGTACTCCTGGAGCGTGCTCGCCCAGGCGCTCGGCGCGATGATGGTGTGGGATTCCGCCATTACCGTAGCCCGCCGATTCCCTTACGAGGAGCGGCGGTCGGGTGCGCTCGGCCCCCTGCTGGTGCGGCGCGAACCGGTCGGGGTGGTGGCCGCCGTGGTGCCGTGGAACGTGCCGCAGTTCGTGGCCGCCGCCAAGCTGGGGCCCGCGCTGCTCACCGGCTGCTCGGTGATCCTCAAGCCGTCCCCCGAAACCCCCCTGGACGCCTACATCCTGGGTGAGATCGCCGCCGAGGCCGGGCTCCCGGAGGGCGTGCTCTCCATCCTGCCCGCGGACCGCGAGGTCAGTGAATACCTCGTCGGGCACCCCGGCGTCGACAAGGTGTCCTTCACCGGGTCCGTCGCGGCCGGCAAGCGCGTGATGGAGGTCGCCGCGCGCAACCTGACCCGGGTCACCCTGGAGCTGGGCGGCAAGTCCGCGGCGGTGATCCTGCCCGACGCGGACCTGGAGACGACGGTGGCGGGCGTGGCCTCGGCCGCCTGGATGAACAACGGGCAGGCCTGTGTGGCCCAGACCCGCATCCTGGCGCCGCGCGCCCGTTACGAGGAGTTCGCGGAGGCGTTCGCGGCGGCGGCGGGGGCGCTGGTCGTCGGGGACCCGCTGGACCCGGCCACCCAGGTCGGCCCGCTGGTCGCCGAGCGGCAGCGGCAGCGCTCGCTCGACTACATCCGCATCGGCCAGGAGGAGGGCGCCAAGATCCTCAGCGGCGGCGGGCGTCCGGCCGGTCTGGAGCGGGGCTGGTACGTGGAGCCCACCCTCTTCGGCGGGGTCGACAACACGATGCGCATCGCCCGGGAGGAGATCTTCGGGCCGGTCATCTGCCTCCTGCCGTACGGGGACGAGGCGGAGGCGCTCGGAATCGCCAACGACTCCGAGTACGGGCTCAGCGGCAGCGTGTGGACCGGGGACGTGGAGCACGGCATCGACTTCGGGCGCCGGGTGCGCACCGGCACCTTCAACGTCAACACCTTCAGCCTGGACATGCTGGGCCCGTTCGGTGGCTACAAGTCCTCCGGTCTCGGCCGGGAGTTCGGGCCCGAGGGCTTCGGGGAGTACCTGGAGCACAAGATGATCCACCTGCCCGCCGGCCACGGGGGCGAGTGA
- a CDS encoding ferredoxin, with product MGDRWHVEVDRSVCIGSGMCVNHAPAAFELDSARQSQPREPDTDAGEQVLAAAEGCPVEAILITLLGSGETVFPPED from the coding sequence ATGGGCGACCGCTGGCACGTGGAGGTCGACCGGAGTGTGTGCATCGGCTCCGGCATGTGTGTGAACCACGCCCCCGCCGCGTTCGAGCTCGACTCCGCACGGCAGTCCCAGCCGCGCGAGCCCGACACCGACGCGGGCGAACAGGTCCTGGCCGCGGCCGAGGGCTGCCCCGTGGAGGCCATCCTGATCACCCTCCTCGGCTCCGGCGAAACCGTCTTCCCACCCGAGGACTAA
- a CDS encoding TetR family transcriptional regulator, with product MTAEAKAAIPATPPLTERQEARRRRILHASAQLASRGGFDAVQMREVAEAAGVALGTLYRYFPSKIHLLVATMQDQLQHLHGTLRKHPPSGAGSAERVAETLMRAFRALQREPHLADAMVRALTFADRSVSPEVDTVSRQTTAIILDAVGLEHPTPEQLSAVRVIEHTWHSALITWLSGRASIAQVKIDIETVCKLIDLTTPPNP from the coding sequence ATGACAGCGGAAGCCAAGGCGGCCATCCCGGCCACCCCTCCCCTGACGGAACGCCAGGAGGCCCGGCGCCGGCGCATCCTGCACGCGAGCGCCCAGCTGGCCAGCCGCGGCGGCTTCGACGCGGTCCAGATGCGCGAGGTGGCCGAGGCGGCGGGCGTCGCGCTCGGCACGCTGTACCGCTACTTCCCCTCCAAGATCCACCTCCTGGTCGCCACCATGCAGGACCAGCTCCAGCATCTGCACGGCACGCTGCGCAAGCATCCGCCTTCGGGCGCGGGGTCGGCGGAGCGGGTGGCCGAAACCCTCATGCGGGCCTTTCGCGCGCTCCAGCGCGAGCCGCATCTGGCGGACGCGATGGTGCGGGCGCTCACCTTCGCGGACCGATCGGTCAGCCCCGAGGTGGACACGGTCTCGCGGCAGACCACGGCGATCATCCTGGACGCGGTGGGGCTCGAACACCCCACGCCCGAGCAGCTTTCGGCGGTACGGGTCATCGAGCACACCTGGCACTCGGCGCTGATCACCTGGCTGTCGGGGCGGGCGTCGATCGCGCAGGTCAAAATCGACATCGAAACGGTCTGCAAACTCATCGACCTCACGACCCCGCCCAACCCCTGA
- a CDS encoding glycosyltransferase family 4 protein yields the protein MTAEAIEASPRTGGDDRAGERPLRIALLTYKGNPFCGGQGVYVRHLSRELARLGHSVEVIGAQPYPVLDEGVPLTELPSLDLYRSPDPFRTPARDEYRDWIDRLEVAAMRTGGFPEPLTFSLRARRHLAARRGEFDVIHDNQTLGYGLLGDVGAPLVTTIHHPITVDRRLELDAAPDWKRRASVRRWYGFTQMQKRVARRLPSVLTVSGTSKGEIVDHLGVREERIEVVHIGADTGLWSPDAAVAEVPGRIVTTSSADVPLKGLVFLVEALAKLRTEHPDAHLVVVGKRAEDGPVAQAIEKYGLGHAVEFVKGITDAELVDLVRSAQVSCVPSLYEGFSLPAAEAMATGTPLLATTGGAIPEVAGPDGETCLAVPPGDAGALAAGLARLLGDPALRRRLGAAGRERVLERFTWRRAALGTADLYRSAIAAQGRSARKAAR from the coding sequence GTGACCGCTGAGGCCATAGAGGCAAGCCCCCGCACCGGGGGCGACGACCGCGCGGGCGAGCGTCCGCTGAGGATCGCGCTCCTGACGTACAAGGGCAACCCGTTCTGCGGCGGCCAGGGCGTCTATGTGCGCCACCTCTCGCGCGAACTGGCCCGGCTCGGGCACAGCGTCGAGGTCATCGGCGCCCAGCCCTACCCGGTGCTCGACGAGGGCGTCCCGCTCACCGAGCTCCCCAGCCTGGACCTCTACCGCTCGCCCGACCCGTTCCGTACGCCCGCGAGGGACGAGTACCGGGACTGGATCGACCGCCTGGAAGTCGCGGCGATGCGCACCGGCGGCTTCCCCGAGCCGCTCACCTTCTCGCTGCGCGCCCGGCGCCATCTGGCCGCCCGCCGGGGCGAGTTCGACGTCATCCACGACAACCAGACGCTCGGCTACGGACTGCTCGGCGACGTCGGCGCGCCCCTGGTCACCACGATCCACCACCCCATCACCGTGGACCGCAGGCTCGAACTGGACGCCGCACCCGACTGGAAGCGCCGCGCCTCGGTGCGCCGCTGGTACGGCTTCACCCAGATGCAGAAGCGGGTCGCCCGCCGGCTGCCCTCGGTGCTCACCGTCTCCGGCACCTCCAAGGGCGAGATCGTCGACCACCTGGGGGTGCGCGAGGAGCGCATCGAGGTCGTCCACATCGGCGCCGACACCGGCCTGTGGTCACCGGATGCGGCCGTCGCCGAGGTGCCCGGCCGGATCGTGACCACCTCCAGCGCGGACGTGCCGCTCAAGGGCCTGGTCTTCCTCGTCGAGGCCCTCGCCAAGCTGCGCACCGAGCACCCCGACGCCCATCTCGTCGTCGTCGGCAAGCGCGCCGAGGACGGACCCGTCGCCCAGGCCATCGAGAAGTACGGGCTCGGCCACGCCGTGGAGTTCGTCAAGGGCATCACCGACGCCGAACTCGTCGACCTCGTACGCTCCGCGCAGGTCAGCTGTGTGCCCTCGTTGTACGAGGGCTTCTCGCTGCCCGCAGCCGAAGCCATGGCGACCGGCACCCCGCTCCTCGCCACCACCGGCGGCGCCATCCCCGAGGTGGCCGGCCCCGACGGCGAGACCTGCCTCGCGGTGCCGCCCGGCGACGCGGGGGCGCTGGCCGCCGGACTCGCCCGCCTCCTCGGCGACCCGGCCCTGCGCCGCCGCCTCGGCGCCGCCGGACGCG